Proteins co-encoded in one Halorussus lipolyticus genomic window:
- a CDS encoding DUF7521 family protein, translating to MTGVLAAVSLAGGPLQVAVPEAVSGFVAFTEAVSVLLGLVISYIAFRGYLDHQSRPMFFVALGFVLIVGVPAGLFLVYLAVPAIGETPIALLTQTSKVGGMASILYGLRTRN from the coding sequence ATGACCGGCGTCCTCGCCGCGGTGTCGCTCGCAGGCGGTCCGTTGCAGGTCGCGGTCCCCGAGGCAGTATCCGGGTTCGTAGCGTTCACCGAGGCCGTGAGCGTCTTGCTGGGCCTCGTTATCAGCTATATTGCGTTCCGGGGGTATCTCGACCACCAGAGCCGGCCGATGTTCTTCGTCGCCCTCGGGTTCGTGCTGATCGTCGGGGTGCCCGCTGGACTGTTCTTGGTCTACCTCGCAGTGCCAGCTATCGGGGAGACGCCGATAGCTCTCCTGACCCAGACCAGCAAGGTCGGGGGAATGGCGTCGATCCTCTATGGACTCCGAACGCGAAACTGA
- a CDS encoding CPBP family intramembrane glutamic endopeptidase yields the protein METNYDESVGRTRGGGSLIGRTLRVFAVSLVGIAGLGISLYFGDTLPPIPEVSPTVAVALSLVTPAILLLVASAVGAFCAPRVGLRSHIAGVSVERATETNGVTGGVTAEARHAIPWGLFAGVLLVGLDATFAAVTDLSLATGGSTVGAVIASLPMRFLYGGIAEEVMLRWGFMALLALVIAGVAGQGRTPSRGVMWTSIVVSAVVFGLAHLPAVAQTAGLTPLIVARTILLNSVGGILFGWLFWRDSLEAAMVGHASAHVILASSAFVVAL from the coding sequence ATGGAAACCAATTATGACGAAAGCGTCGGTCGCACACGAGGAGGTGGGTCTCTCATCGGGCGAACACTTCGGGTGTTCGCCGTCTCGCTCGTCGGCATCGCCGGCCTCGGAATCAGTCTCTACTTCGGCGACACCCTCCCGCCGATTCCGGAGGTGTCGCCGACCGTGGCCGTCGCGCTCTCGCTCGTCACGCCGGCGATACTGCTGTTAGTCGCGTCTGCTGTCGGCGCGTTTTGCGCGCCCCGAGTGGGCCTCCGGTCGCACATCGCCGGTGTATCCGTCGAGCGAGCGACGGAGACGAACGGTGTGACCGGAGGAGTCACCGCGGAGGCCCGCCACGCGATTCCGTGGGGACTGTTCGCGGGCGTCCTCCTCGTCGGACTCGACGCGACGTTCGCGGCGGTCACCGACCTGTCGCTCGCAACCGGGGGGTCCACGGTCGGAGCGGTCATCGCTTCGCTCCCGATGCGGTTCCTTTACGGAGGTATCGCCGAGGAAGTGATGCTCCGGTGGGGGTTCATGGCGTTGCTCGCGTTGGTCATCGCCGGCGTCGCCGGACAGGGCCGGACCCCGAGTCGAGGAGTAATGTGGACGAGCATCGTGGTCAGCGCCGTGGTCTTCGGTCTCGCCCACCTCCCGGCCGTCGCGCAGACTGCCGGGCTGACACCCCTGATTGTCGCCCGGACGATTCTTCTGAACTCGGTGGGCGGAATACTCTTTGGCTGGCTGTTCTGGCGCGACAGCCTCGAAGCCGCGATGGTCGGTCACGCGAGTGCCCACGTGATTCTCGCATCGAGCGCGTTCGTCGTAGCGCTCTGA
- a CDS encoding ArsR/SmtB family transcription factor, which translates to MSEESDVSDVAALLDNATVRQMLVEARTEALSARELADRCGVSTPTVYRRLEALQRYDMMTETMHVDDDGHHHKVYSSDLERVSFEFTDDGVEVVVSGGESMSERFVRLVEEL; encoded by the coding sequence GTGAGCGAGGAGAGCGACGTGTCGGACGTGGCGGCGTTGCTGGATAACGCCACCGTGCGTCAGATGCTGGTCGAGGCTCGGACCGAGGCACTATCGGCACGCGAACTGGCCGACCGGTGCGGCGTCTCGACCCCGACCGTCTATCGCCGACTCGAAGCGCTCCAGAGATACGATATGATGACCGAAACCATGCACGTGGACGACGACGGCCACCACCACAAGGTGTACAGTTCGGACCTCGAACGCGTCTCGTTCGAGTTCACCGACGATGGCGTCGAAGTCGTCGTCTCGGGCGGCGAGAGCATGTCCGAGCGGTTCGTCAGGCTCGTGGAGGAACTATGA